In Toxotes jaculatrix isolate fToxJac2 chromosome 12, fToxJac2.pri, whole genome shotgun sequence, the following are encoded in one genomic region:
- the eral1 gene encoding GTPase Era, mitochondrial translates to MAFRVCARFFRDSVVLCRRVAVSGPQESASWFLTAGSAGCSRGGRNGFIFTPACFITSEAFLNRLMKGKAAQAGGSFYRLPASVPPDSGEQVSLLLRHPDQPDNPKVLKVAIIGAPNAGKSTLSNQLLGTKVFAVSKKVHTTRSRALGVLTEGDTQIILLDTPGLTSPTKVKRHNLEKSLLVDPWSTVKEADLMVVVVDVADRWMRSRLDFEALKCLAQNPDIPAVLVLNKVDLVKAKDKLLDITAELTCGVVNGRRMRVRPVIKPPWAEKMPERDSELSLDEDNAGPEGSAELDSVLNKEKLKELKSQQGWPHFKDVFMLSSVDKEDVETLKNYFMVAAKPGSWQYHSEVLTDQSPEEVCTNIIREKLLEHLPQEVPYSMTQSIELWQDGEDGEVNISVKLYVKKDTHMRMVIGTAGQMIARIAQEAGEDLSRIYLREVKLKLSAKLRK, encoded by the exons ATGGCTTTCAGGGTGTGCGCCCGGTTTTTCAGAGACTCCGTCGTCCTCTGCAGACGGGTCGCTGTGTCCGGTCCTCAGGAAAGTGCGTCATGGTTTCTCACAGCCG GAAGCgctggctgcagcagaggagggaggaatggATTTATCTTCACTCCTGCTTGTTTTATTACATCAGAGGCGTTTCTCAACAGACTGATGAAAGGCAAAGCAGCACAGGCAGGCGGCAGCTTTTATCGCCTCCCAGCTTCAGTTCCACCGGACAGCG gTGAACAAGTATCTTTGTTGCTGAGACATCCAGATCAGCCTGACAACCCAAAAGTTTTGAAGGTGGCTATAATAGGTGCCCCGAATGCTGGGAAGTCCACATTGTCCAACCAGCTGCTTGGCACAAAG GTGTTTGCCGTGTCCAAGAAAGTGCACACGACGCGGTCACGTGCCCTGGGTGTCCTAACAGAGGGTGATACACAGATA attttacTGGACACTCCTGGTCTCACATCTCCAACAAAGGTTAAAAg ACACAACCTGGAGAAGTCTTTGCTTGTGGATCCCTGGAGCACAGTCAAAGAAGCTGACCTaa tggtggtggtggtggatgtgGCAGACAGATGGATGCGCAGCAGGCTTGACTTTGAGGCGCTCAAATGCCTGGCCCAGAACCCAGACATCCCAGCAGTCCTGGTCCTTAATAAG GTGGACCTGGTGAAGGCTAAGGACAAGCTGCTGGATATCACAGCGGAGTTGACTTGTGGTGTGGTGAATGGACGCAGAATGCGGGTCAGACCAGTGATCAAGCCTCCATGGGCCGAAAAGATGCCAGAGAGGGATTCAGAGTTATCGCTCGACGAGGACAACGCAGGGCCCGAGGGCAGTGCTGAGCTGGACTCTGTGCTGAACAAAGAGAagctgaaggagctgaagaGCCAGCAGGGCTGGCCTCATTTCAAAGATGTCTTCATGCTCTCATCTGTGGACAAAGAGGACGTGGAGACGCTGAAG AACTACTTTATGGTTGCCGCCAAGCCAGGATCATGGCAGTACCACAGTGAGGTCCTGACCGAtcagagtccagaggaagtcTGCACCAATATCATCAGAGAGAAGCTTCTGGAGCACCTGCCCCAGGAAGTGCCTTATTCAATGACACAG tctATTGAACTGTGGCAGGATGGAGAAGACGGTGAGGTCAATATTTCAGTGAAGCTTTATGTCAAGAAAGACACTCACATG CGGATGGTGATTGGCACAGCTGGCCAGATGATAGCACGGATCGCCCAGGAGGCAGGCGAGGACCTGAGCCGCATCTACCTGAGGGAAGTAAAGCTGAAGCTCTCAGCCAAGCTGAGGAAGTGA